The genome window TACCCTCATACGATCAGACAAAATTGAGGGAGTGATGAGCTTATATTTAGGAGCCTCAGATAAAAGCTTATCATAAGTAGCCTGGTCAAACAACACCATGTTGTTCACCTTCTCCTTTTGCTTTCCCTTGCTCCACTTCtgttaaaaataaaggaaaccCGGTTTATATATAACtctaaaaagcataaaaatcaaaccccattaaatgaattttaaaggaTAAATGACCTTCTTCTTTTGCTTGCCACCACCAGACTTTGCTGGCTTGGAAGAAGGTGGAGGGGCCTTATCTTTCTTTGGTGCCTACAAaaagaacacaaaaaaaattagaaaaaagaatGTATTTAGATTGAATAAAGACGAGAAGAAGATAATTGGATGAACGTACCATCCGATCTGCTCAAACCTCAAAGTGATGAAGAAATTGGGAGAGGCGCAGTTTAGGGTTTGGATTTGGTTGAAAAATGAGAGCTTTTTAACTATAAGGGGGGTTGCTTGCCCTAGATTTGGTACGACGccgtttttctttttcttgaaacGGTGTCGGTTCTCATCCGCTTTTGGGGAAACAAAGGACTTTTCAGCAGGCCCAAAAAGTGATTTTTGTAAGATATTTCACTGAAAGcccaatttatatttatatgtaattacagtaattttatcaacaagtaagaaaaattaaaaattgaccTAAATCGAacgatttataaaataaaatgttaaaatttttaattactcataattgaattaaattttatttttattgaaaatataattaattttaaattttatgatgtaAAAGAaaccttttatatttaaaatttattgaaaagtaTTGTTTTTACAAATacttatgaaaaaattaaactcttgtcaaataatattcataatttgtaaaaaattttgttttgtcaaaattaaaattaatatgaaaaatcgaaaatcaaattgaattaaattataattacaatttagaAAAACTTGACTAAATCGAACTAATATCACTCCTACTTTTCATgggtaaaagaaaaagttatcCGAACTTTAAATTGAGTTTAGCTTTCACCATTAAGTActttattgatgatatcttTTACCCCAAATTGtggattttagtaaaatattatcttgccctctctctctttttatataaatattaattagtaaaatttgttgATATCAAGAGTTTCAAGGGTGAGTTTGTGattaaaatatgattgaaaatgtttaaagttgaaggttaaattaagcaaaataataattggtttttcaccttaaaaattggatatatttaattttgtaaagaaattatatgaaaaatcatATTCTAACACTCATGTAGTTTGGAAATGTGGAAAAATATTcactcaatttatttttataggaATGGTGATAATCACATGCATGGAGATTTAATTCACTGTTAGACCAATAcaaagtgcaaaaaaaaaattcttttaatagcg of Gossypium raimondii isolate GPD5lz chromosome 3, ASM2569854v1, whole genome shotgun sequence contains these proteins:
- the LOC105795319 gene encoding 40S ribosomal protein S25-4 yields the protein MAPKKDKAPPPSSKPAKSGGGKQKKKKWSKGKQKEKVNNMVLFDQATYDKLLSEAPKYKLITPSILSDRMRINGSLARKAIRELMARGSIRLVSAHSSQQIYTRATNT